Below is a window of Deltaproteobacteria bacterium DNA.
GGCTGCAGTTTTGGTGAGTCCAACAACGCCGTGCTTACTGGCGACGTACGCTGACCCACCGCGATAACCGACCAACCCGGCAGTCGAAGCCGTATTCACAATCGCGCCACCACCAGCTTTGAGCAAAGCGGGGATTTCATATTTCATGCATAGCCACACACCTTTGAGGTTGATGGCGATGGTACGGTCGAACTCATCTTCCAAATAGTTCTGCGTATTGCCGGCACCACCTTCGATGCCAGCATTATTGAACGCGCAGTCTAAGCGACCATAGGTCTGCTCAACTTTTGCTATTAAAGCTTCGACTTCAGCCGCTTTCGATACATCTGTCTTCATGAAGAACGCCTCACCACCAGCTTTCTTCACCAAACTTGCGGTTTCTTCGCCACCTTCGACACTGACATCAGCGATTGCGACTTTCGCGCCTTCGCGGCAGAACGCGAGCGCGGTAGCTCGGCCAATGCCTGAACTTGCGCCTGTGATTAATGCGACTTTGCCTGTGAGTGATCCGGACATTTTTTGCTTCCTCTCTGTTGGTGAGATAAGGGGACTACCCCTTTGGTTTCTAGTTTCACGATGAGGCTAGAGGCTGGAGGCTAGAGACTAGTCCTCCCCACCCAAGCCTCTAGTCTCTAGACTCTAGTCTCAAATCATCGGAACGCCTTAATCAACTTCGCATACTGCTCAATCACCGCCCACTGCTTGGCTGGCTCTTCGGGATAGAACAAGAACGAGACGCGATTGAAGCCCATCTTCATGAGTTCACGAATGCGCCCTTCGGTCGGCACCTGACCAGACAATGCTGGCCCCATGATGACGCTCATGTCGAAGTCTTTCATCGGGCGCCCTACCCGATCGGCCTCGGCTTTAATCGCTGCCAGA
It encodes the following:
- a CDS encoding SDR family oxidoreductase, coding for MSGSLTGKVALITGASSGIGRATALAFCREGAKVAIADVSVEGGEETASLVKKAGGEAFFMKTDVSKAAEVEALIAKVEQTYGRLDCAFNNAGIEGGAGNTQNYLEDEFDRTIAINLKGVWLCMKYEIPALLKAGGGAIVNTASTAGLVGYRGGSAYVASKHGVVGLTKTAALEYARQNIRVNAVCPGAIDTPMMGRLTGHRAERAAKMAASEPVGRMGQPSEIGEVVVWLCSPAASFVTGLAMAADGGITAM